The genomic region ATCGGTTTCGGCGTGGGCCTCTCGCACGACGCCGTTCCACCGGCTTTGGTCGCGGAAGCGAACCGGTGGGGGCTGCCGGTGGTCGAAGTGCCCTATGGCACCCCGTTCATCGCCATCAGCAAGCTCGTGGCCGACGCGCAGTCCGCGGACCACTATTCGAAGCTCGAGCGGCTCATCGCCGGGCACCAGATCCTGGCCCGCGCCCTGCTGACCGGCGGCGGGCTGGCCGAACTCCTGCGGCACCTCGGCGGCATGCTCCGCACGGAGATCGCGCTCACCCAGTTCACCGCCCAGCTGTACAACAGCGGAAGCGAGCCGCCCACTGCGGGCTCCTGGACCACATACCCCATCCCCACGGGCCGCCGCGATGCCTGCACCCTCTGGGTGAAGCAGCCGTTCGAGGACTCCGGCATCATCGGCTACGCGCAGAATCTCATCAGCGTGGAACTCAACAACATGGTCAAACAGCGCCAGGCCGAGCGGGCGCTCTGCGGGCAGGTGCTCGAGGACGTCATCCACGGAACCCTGGACCCCAGCGAGGCCCAGCGCCGCCTCGCCGGCACGGGCATCAACAGCACGCGCAAAAACGTGGTGATTCTGGCCGGTTCCGAGGCGCACCACAAGCAGCTGGTCAGCTCCTCACTGCCGCAGGCGCTGGAGGACGCGGTGACCGCCGTCGTAGGAAAGGACCTGGTGACGGTGGTGGCCGACGACGGACGCGGCGCCACCGCAATGGCCAGGAGCCTCAGCGACCACCTCGCCGAGGCCGGCATCCACGCCACCATCGGCATCGGCGGCGCGTACACCAAGCCGAACGGACTGCGCTGGAGCTACTTCGAGGCGCGCGACGCCGCCAGTCACGGGCTGCCGGTGAATGAGCCCGAACGGCTCAGCCTGACCTCCCTGCTCCTGGCCAGTGAGGACGTGCCGCTGGCGGACATGGCCAACGAATCGCTGGATCCGCTCCGGAGCTTCGACGCCGCCCACGGCGCCGAACTGATGGCCACGCTGGAGAGCTACCTGAACAACAACGGCTCCGTCGCAGCCGTCGCAGAGGCGCTCACCCTGCACCGGAACACGGTCCGCTACCGGCTGGCGCAGATCACCGAGCTCACTGGGTACGACCCCTCCGTCACCGCCGACCGGGTGCAGCTATGGCTCGCCCTGGCGGTGGCCCGGCTCGGGGCGCGGCACGCCGGCTGAGCCGGTTCCGTCACAGGGGTCCGCGGGCGAAGCCATCCAGCCGGCCTGCGAGTTCAACCGGGTTGCTCAGGGCGACCAGGTGTCCGCCCGGGATTTCGTCAATCCCCAGGCCAAGCCGGGTCCGGACCACGCCCCGTTGAAAGTCCAAAGGGAAAAAGCGGTCATCCCGGCCAACCAGGACCCTGGTGGGCACGTCGGGCCAGCGGTCGATCTCGCAGGGCTGCCCGAAGGGCGTGTCGGATGGAGCGCGCTGCTCGCCGGCGCCCGCGGCGATTACCTCCGGGGGAACGTCGTGCAGGAAGTGCACGCGCTCATCGAAATCGCCGGTGCGTCCATTCAGCCTGTCATTGAGCTCACGGGCCTGGGGCTGGCCGGTGGCCTCCCACCACTCGCCGGGCGTCTCACCCGGAAGAGGAACCATCGGATTGAGCAGGACGATTAGCTCCACTGGCACCCGCCCCGCGACGACCGGGACCGTGAAGGCGCCAAGGGATTGGCCCACGAGCACCACATCGCGATGATCACCGATAGCCGCGACGACGATGTCGGCGTAGTCCTGCAGTCCCAGACGGGGATCGTCCTCGCGGATATCGACCGCAATGGCCTGGTGCCCCAGCCGTTCCAGCTCCGGAACCAGCCGGTGCCAGTACCAGCCCGCTCCCCCGGCGCCCGGGACAAGAACGAAGGTGCTCACGTGCCCTCCTGCCTCTCCCACGTGGCGCTGAAGCGCCTCGCCGAGTCCGGGCGCGGCGTCGATCACGGTTTCCTTGCGCCGGCCGGTCAGCGGGTTCGCCGTGAACATCACCCCGGCCACGCCGGCGTCCACCTTTTCCTGACAACGACGGCGACGCCGACCGAACGCTGGTCAATCCCGTGATCTGCGCGGTAGGCCACGGCCCGGTCCGTCCACAGGGAGGCCCAGCAGCGGCGGACCGCATCCAACAGCGCGTCGGGGCCGACGACATTGAGGTACGTGTCCAGCTGGCCGGCGAAGCTGGCTTCGGGGAGATCCTCGGCGGGTGGCGGAGGAACGCACGGCCACCGGGGTGCTCCCGCCCAGATCGGCGTAGGCGGCAAGGATGGCTTCGACGATGTCCCCGGGCAAGGAAGCCGACGCCAGCCTGCTGCGGGTCTGCTCCGCCGGCTCGGACGGTTCCACTCCTGCCGCGGCCGCTACCCGCCGGTAGGCGGCGGTGGTGACGCAGAAGCCACGCGGAGCCGGCAATCCGGCGGCCAGGAGCACACCGAGGTTGGCAGCCTTGCCGCCCACCTCAGGCACCATGTCCGCGTCCACGTGGGGCCAGGCTGATGACTGTGTTCCCCGGGCGCGCTGCATGCCGGTCTGCGTGCTCATCCACTGGCCGCCCCGCTATCCCACGCCGCGCCGAATTGCCTTCCGGGACTTCCGGTGCGCCTTGCGGTACTTGGCTTCGGCCTTGGCGGCGCTCTTCTGTTCCCGCTTCAGGAGCGAGCCGTAGGCCGCGTCCACCGGCTCCGGCAGGTCGGGGCCGCCGGCGAGCTTCCCCAGGAAAATCCGCGCCATCACACTGTCGTGGTGGTCGCCGAGGATCTTCTGCTGCTTGTGCGCGGCCTTGGCGAGCCTCGTGGCGCGCTTGCCGAAGACGGGATCGACGGTCTCGGCGGCGTGCCTCAGCCGCTTGGCGTCCTTCCGCACCTGGTGCAGCGCCGTTTCGTGTGCCGTGGCATCTTTGAGTTCCATGCCAGGCTTTTCGCCGGCGCCGTCCTTGACCCGCAGAGCCGACTTGTGGGCGCGGCGCAGCCGTTTGGCCGACCTGCCCACCAGTTTGCGGGCGGCCTTGCGCGCGGGTGCCGAAGCCGCCGGGCGGACGGGCGGGTGGTCACGGAAGTCTTCGAGGTCGCCGAGGAGGCGGAAGTAGCGGTCGGTCAGGAGCACCTCCTGCGCCTTGCGGTAACCGGCGTCCAGCCTGGCGCCCAGCTCCCGCTCGATCCGCCGTCTCACGTCGTCGGCCGCCTCCCCCGGCGGTAGCTTGCCGGTGTGGGCCCGCAGCCGGTTTTGCATGACTTCGGCGTCGCGGGGCGTGCCGAGGATCCGTCCCAGCCACTTGAGCTCGTCGCGCAGCCTGCCCACGGCGCCCAGGCCGTAGAGCTTCCGGTAAACCGCCAGGGCCGACCGCACGCGGCGCGTGGCCGAGCGCATCGCGTGGACCGCATCGGGTTCCTCCAGCCGCACCCGGGCGTCGTTGGCCAGGATTTCGCTGATCTGCCCGGCCAGGTACGCGCTTACGACGGCGGACGCCGGCCACTTCTTGCCGGGCTTCCTGCCGCCGGGCTGTTTTGCCCCGCCTTCAGTTGTGGCCGTTCCTTCAGTTTCGGCAGTGCCTTCAGTTTCAGCAGTGACGGGGGCTTTCGGCGCCGCCGGCCCCAGTGCGCGCCGCAGCTTGGACTCGTGCGCTGACGGCCGACCACCGGCCCCGGCCAGGACCGCTGCGGCTGCCTTGAACACCCCCGGCTGGCCGTGAACCAGCTCGAGTTCCCATTCGCGCCACTGCTGCTTCCCGCCCGCCCCCTGCAGAAGTTCCGCTTCCACGGTGTCATCGGCAAAGTCGGCGAGGTGCACGCCGTCGACCCCATAGAGTGCATGGGTGGTGCGCCGGGTATTCAGGCGGGCCACAGGCACGGGATCGGCTCCGCGAAGGAAGGCGTGAAGGTGGGCCAGCAGTTTCTCGGGAACGACGTCGGCCTGGCCCAGCGGGGCGTGGATCTCCCGGCGGGGTCCCGGCCATTCCTCCGGCGCGGACCCGCTCCCGGCCGCAGCCAGGGCATCTGGTGGCAGCTTTACGTGCCAGCCGGCGTCGGCTCCGCCGCTCCTGCGCCGCAAGGTGATGCGGCGGGAGGCGAGAACCAGGTCCTCGGTGTCGAAGTAGACGGCTTCAAGTTCAGCATCGTGCGGTTCACCCACGCCGCCCACGCCGGGGATGGCGGCCAGGTCGGGCAACACCGCGCCGGCGTCGACGTCGTACTTTTTCTCGGTCTCAAGGCCTTCGGCAGTCATGGCTGGGCGGCGTCCTTTCCCGTTGCCGGGTTGCTGCGCTCAAAGCGCCTGCTGGCCTGAGTCTATGCCGGGGCCGGGGTGCCCGCGAGAGTTTCCCCACAAAGTTCTAGACATCAAACGTCAAACGTCTAACGTTAAGGAATGGCGACCACTTCCTCAGCACCCCCGACCTCAGCCACGTACCCGACCAAGCCGCGCACCGCCGTCGTCGCCGGCGTCATTGCCCTGGTGCTCATTGGCCTGAACCTGAGGGCCGGCATCACCGGCGCCTCGGCCCTGCTGCACGATTTGCAGCAGGTTCTGGGCTACGGCCCGCTGGTTGCCTCGCTGATCCCCTCCATCCCCACGCTGTGCTTCGCCGTGGCCGGAGCTGCGACGTCGTGGCTGACCGGGAAGCTCGGGGTCGAGAAGGCCATCCTGCTCTCGCTAGGCATGCTGGCAGCCGGACTGCTGGTCCGGGGCATTCCCACCACCGGCATGCTGGTGGTGGGCACGGTGGTGGGGATGTCCGGCCTGGCTGTCTGCAACGTGTCCATGCCGTCCTTCATTCGGGAGCACTTCGCCGCGCGTACATCGCTCATGACGGCCGTCTACACGGTGACCATGACCAGCGGCGCCACCGTCATGGCTGTAGTCGTGGTTCCGCTGTCACAGCTGCTGGGGTCGCCGTCCGCCGGGCTGGGCACCATCGGGATCCTCGCCCTGTCCGCGTTCCTGGGCTTCCTGCCCGTGACACTGCACGCCCACCGAAACTCTGTCCGGAAAGCGGCCGGACCCATCTCCCCGTGGCCGCTGCTGCGCACCAAGACCGGGCTGCTGCTCACCGGCATCTTCACCCTGCAGGCACTGCTCGCCTATGCGCTGCTCAGCTGGTTCCCGTACATGCTCACCACCATGGGCCTCAGCGCGGCGGACAGCGCCCTCATGTTCGGCGTCATGCAGCTGGTCTCGGTCCCTGCCGGCATGACGCTGATCGCCATCGGTTCCCGGCCGCGGATGCTGCGTCCCGCCGTCTACCTGGCCACCCTCACCATGACGGCCGGCATCGCCGCGCTCCTCTTGCTTCCCGTTTCGCTGGCCGTCATCCCGGCGGTGCTGCTGGGCTTCGGCCTGGGCATCTTCCCCCTGGTGATGGTGATCATCAGCCGCAGCGGCCGGAACACCGCCGAGACCACCGCCCTGTCCACGCTGGCTCAGTCCACCGGTTACCTCCTGGCCACCGTCGGCCCGTTCGGCATGGGCCTGCTGCACAGCGCGACGGGAAGTTGGACGCTGCCGCTGGCACTGCTCCTGGTCATCGCCCTGGTTCAGATAGTTGTGGCGCACCTGCTCAGCAGCGGCCGGGCTGGCGGAGTGAGCGCCACCGGCGCCAGCACAGCAGGAACGAGCGCCGCAGGAACCGACGCCGCCGGAATGAAAGAATAGGACGCCATGACCCTGAGCACGTCGCACCGCCCGCCGCTGGCGGACGAAGTCACCGCCAAACTCCGCGAAATGATCCAGACGGGCGAATGGCCGCTGCAGCAGCGCATCCCTTCCGAAACCGAGCTCATGTCCGGGCTGGGCGTGTCCCGCGGGACGCTCCGGGAAGCGGTTAAGGCATTGGCCCACAGCGGGATGCTCGAAGTCCGCCGCGGCGACGGAACTTACGTCCGTGCCACCAGCGAAATCTCCGGAGCCGCCCGGCGGCTCTACAAGGAACACACGGACGAACACGTCCTCGAGGTCCGCGTGGGACTCGACACGCAGGCGGCCCGCCTCGCCGCCCGGCATGCAACGGCCGACGACGTTGCCGCGATGCGCGCGCTGCTCACCGAACGTGGGGACGCCTGGAACGCCGAGGAGTACGCGCGGTGGGCCCGCGCGGACTGGGGCTTTCACGAGCGGGTGGCGCAGGCCTCCGGCAATCCCCTCCTGCACGAGCTCTATGTCAGCTTCGGCGACGTGTTCCACGCCGATCTGCTGAAGCAGCACCGGCGCCCCGGCTTCAACGGCCTGCCGCAGGCCGGCCACGGGGACCTCGTCGACGCCATCGAAGCACACGACGGCGATGCCGCCGTGGCCAGCGTGCACCGGAACCTCAACTCCTGCGCGGAGTGGCTGCGGGAGTAACGGGCTTTCGCCTCAACCGGAAACGTCAGTAGGCTTACTAATCAAGCCAGTCGACTGATTGACCTGATGAGTAGGAGTTCCCGTGGCCCGAACAGCCCGCCTGTCCGAGCAAGATTCAGCCCAAGAGCTCGCGTCGGGTCCGCTCACGCCCCGAAACGCAGCCCGGCGGCCGGAGCACAAACCGTCCCGGGAGCTGTGGTCCGACAACCTCGGCAGAGTGGGTATCCGGTGCGCGCAGATCCTGCTGGTCCTTGCCGTGGCAGCCGTGTCCGCGTACGGCCTCCTGCAGGTGCGGCTGCTGGTCATTCCGGTGCTGATCGCACTGATCCTCGCGGCCGCCATCGGCCCGTTTGTCAACCTGCTGCGGCGCCGCGGACTGCCCGGCGGGATCGCCACGGCCGTGGCATTCGTGGGCCTGCTGCTCCTGCTGGCGGGCGTGGGCACCGTGATCTACTTTTCTGTCCGCAGCCAGTGGGGCGAGCTGGTCCAGCAGGCCTCCGAGGGGCTCAGCGAACTTGAGAAGTTCCTCCTCTCGGGCCCGGTCCCCATTGACCGCGAACAGCTGAACCAGGCCCGGGACGGCGCCGTCCAGTTCGCCGCGAGCAGCCAGGTCCGGTCCGGCGCCATCACCGGCCTGTCCGTGGTCACGGAGTTCCTGGCCGGCGCGAGCCTCATGGTGGTGATCCTCTTCTTCTTCCTCAAGGACGGCGCGAAGATCTGGAATTTCCTCCTGCGGCCCTTCTCCGGGGAGCGGGAAGCCAGGCTGCGGCGCGTGGGCAGGCGGACGCTGGAGGTCCTGGGCGGTTACGTCCGCGGCACGGCCATCGTTGCACTGGTGGACACCGTGGCCATCGGCGCCGCGCTGCTGATCATGCAGGTGCCGCTGGCCATCCCGCTGGCCATCATCGTCTTCATCGGCGCCTTCATTCCGCTCGTCGGGGCAACCGTGGCCGGGATCCTCGCCGCCCTGGTGGCGCTCGTCGCCAACGGGCCGGTCGTGGCGCTGATCGTGGTGGCAGTGGTCATCGCGGTCAACCAGCTCGAAGGCGACCTGCTGCAGCCAATCGTCATGGGCAAGTCGCTGCAGCTCCACGCCCTCGTCATCCTCATGGCCCTGACGGCGGGCACCATCCTGGCAGGCATCATCGGCGCCGTCCTGTCCGTTCCGCTGGCGGCCGTGACGTGGGCGATCATCCAGGTGTGGACCGCCGAGGACCCGCATCTTCAGGACATAAACCCGGATCTTCCGCCCGTGAACAGCCAGCCAGCGTAAGGCACGACGGCGGGACGAGCGCGACGCCGGCCGGGCACCCAAGGTGCCCGGCCGGCGTCGTTCGCGTTAAGGCCCCTTCCCAGCCGCCGTCAGCGCAGGCCCTTGAACACGTTCTTGGGCCGCTGCATTTCGCCGTGCTTGGCGCCCAGGATAATGACCGAGGCGGCGAAGGCGGGAATGGTCCACTGCAGCGCCTTCAGCTGCTTCTGCGCCGACTGCAGCTTCTGCGAAGCTCCCGGCCGGGGTTCGGTGGCACCTTCACCACCCTCGTCGGCCAGCTTGTCCACTTTCTTTCCCAGCACGCCGGCGTACAGGGTAACCGCCGCTCCCGCTAGCGTGACCGCCGTCTTGTAGAGGGTGTCCCGGGCAACGCCCTCCTGCTGCGCGATCCGGTCCTTGTTTTCCAGTGCGATGAACAGGTCCGCCAGCAAGTGCGTGGCGAAGGCGGCCGTCTGCACCGGGGCCCACTTCATCCAGCCGCGGCTCGACAGCCGGGTCCGTTCGGCCGGGTCCTTAGCTTCCGCCGTGGCTCCATTGAGGCCAATCGCGCCCATTAGCGAGCCG from Arthrobacter globiformis harbors:
- a CDS encoding AI-2E family transporter; translation: MARTARLSEQDSAQELASGPLTPRNAARRPEHKPSRELWSDNLGRVGIRCAQILLVLAVAAVSAYGLLQVRLLVIPVLIALILAAAIGPFVNLLRRRGLPGGIATAVAFVGLLLLLAGVGTVIYFSVRSQWGELVQQASEGLSELEKFLLSGPVPIDREQLNQARDGAVQFAASSQVRSGAITGLSVVTEFLAGASLMVVILFFFLKDGAKIWNFLLRPFSGEREARLRRVGRRTLEVLGGYVRGTAIVALVDTVAIGAALLIMQVPLAIPLAIIVFIGAFIPLVGATVAGILAALVALVANGPVVALIVVAVVIAVNQLEGDLLQPIVMGKSLQLHALVILMALTAGTILAGIIGAVLSVPLAAVTWAIIQVWTAEDPHLQDINPDLPPVNSQPA
- a CDS encoding CYTH and CHAD domain-containing protein, giving the protein MTAEGLETEKKYDVDAGAVLPDLAAIPGVGGVGEPHDAELEAVYFDTEDLVLASRRITLRRRSGGADAGWHVKLPPDALAAAGSGSAPEEWPGPRREIHAPLGQADVVPEKLLAHLHAFLRGADPVPVARLNTRRTTHALYGVDGVHLADFADDTVEAELLQGAGGKQQWREWELELVHGQPGVFKAAAAVLAGAGGRPSAHESKLRRALGPAAPKAPVTAETEGTAETEGTATTEGGAKQPGGRKPGKKWPASAVVSAYLAGQISEILANDARVRLEEPDAVHAMRSATRRVRSALAVYRKLYGLGAVGRLRDELKWLGRILGTPRDAEVMQNRLRAHTGKLPPGEAADDVRRRIERELGARLDAGYRKAQEVLLTDRYFRLLGDLEDFRDHPPVRPAASAPARKAARKLVGRSAKRLRRAHKSALRVKDGAGEKPGMELKDATAHETALHQVRKDAKRLRHAAETVDPVFGKRATRLAKAAHKQQKILGDHHDSVMARIFLGKLAGGPDLPEPVDAAYGSLLKREQKSAAKAEAKYRKAHRKSRKAIRRGVG
- a CDS encoding FadR/GntR family transcriptional regulator: MTLSTSHRPPLADEVTAKLREMIQTGEWPLQQRIPSETELMSGLGVSRGTLREAVKALAHSGMLEVRRGDGTYVRATSEISGAARRLYKEHTDEHVLEVRVGLDTQAARLAARHATADDVAAMRALLTERGDAWNAEEYARWARADWGFHERVAQASGNPLLHELYVSFGDVFHADLLKQHRRPGFNGLPQAGHGDLVDAIEAHDGDAAVASVHRNLNSCAEWLRE
- a CDS encoding PucR family transcriptional regulator; translated protein: MAISLAALLAVQSLGLKKSSLAETTSHQDIRWVAVTELEDPQRFLNGGELVLTTGLRMKSAPEQRRFVRQVQRAGAVGIGFGVGLSHDAVPPALVAEANRWGLPVVEVPYGTPFIAISKLVADAQSADHYSKLERLIAGHQILARALLTGGGLAELLRHLGGMLRTEIALTQFTAQLYNSGSEPPTAGSWTTYPIPTGRRDACTLWVKQPFEDSGIIGYAQNLISVELNNMVKQRQAERALCGQVLEDVIHGTLDPSEAQRRLAGTGINSTRKNVVILAGSEAHHKQLVSSSLPQALEDAVTAVVGKDLVTVVADDGRGATAMARSLSDHLAEAGIHATIGIGGAYTKPNGLRWSYFEARDAASHGLPVNEPERLSLTSLLLASEDVPLADMANESLDPLRSFDAAHGAELMATLESYLNNNGSVAAVAEALTLHRNTVRYRLAQITELTGYDPSVTADRVQLWLALAVARLGARHAG
- a CDS encoding MFS transporter; this translates as MATTSSAPPTSATYPTKPRTAVVAGVIALVLIGLNLRAGITGASALLHDLQQVLGYGPLVASLIPSIPTLCFAVAGAATSWLTGKLGVEKAILLSLGMLAAGLLVRGIPTTGMLVVGTVVGMSGLAVCNVSMPSFIREHFAARTSLMTAVYTVTMTSGATVMAVVVVPLSQLLGSPSAGLGTIGILALSAFLGFLPVTLHAHRNSVRKAAGPISPWPLLRTKTGLLLTGIFTLQALLAYALLSWFPYMLTTMGLSAADSALMFGVMQLVSVPAGMTLIAIGSRPRMLRPAVYLATLTMTAGIAALLLLPVSLAVIPAVLLGFGLGIFPLVMVIISRSGRNTAETTALSTLAQSTGYLLATVGPFGMGLLHSATGSWTLPLALLLVIALVQIVVAHLLSSGRAGGVSATGASTAGTSAAGTDAAGMKE